CGACGCTGCGCGCGCTCCTCGCCGGCGACCCCGCGGAAGCGTTGTACGCCACGGCCCCCGGGCTCTACCCCCACTATCCCCCGGCCCGTTACTTGCTTGCGCGCCGCCAGGGCGACGACCTGCGGAGCACGTTTCTCGCGGTCTACGAGTCCGTACCACAAGACGGGCAGCCCGCCATCGAGGACGTCCGCCGTATCGGGCCCGCCGCGCTCGAAATACGCCGGACCGGGGACCGCCTGGACGTGATCGTCGCAGGGCCCTGCGAGGTGGATGCCGCATTCGGGCGCATCGCGTTTCAAGGCGAGTTCGCGTTGCTCGCCGGGGATGTCCAGAACGTCCATGACGTTTACACCGTTGGTTGTACGACGTTGCGTCTTGATGACCACCTGCTCGATGAGGGTTCCGCCGGATTTACCGCGACCATCACCGCCGTCGATCCCGACGCCTGCGCCGTCACGCTGGACCGCGACGCAGACCCCGCCCTGTCCGGCCAGGTGGCCGTCTTCTCAAACCCTGTCTATTCGCGCACCACGGCCTATCACGTCCGGTCCGCCGAAGGGAACCGCATCACCTTGGACGCCAGCTCGCTCAACCTCGGCGTGGGACGCGTGCAGGCCGTGCCCGACGCGAAGACCATCACGAGCGACATCCCGCACGAGTACGCGCGTTCCGTGAAGCGGCGCTCGACCCGCTTTTTCGATGGCAAACGCATCCTGGGCGAAACAGGCGCAACAGCGCGAATCGTATCGACACAACCCGGTTCCCCGCTGACGCTCACCGTCGATGATGCCGGCGCGTTTCAGCCCGGTGAACGTTTTACGTACCAGGATATTACCCCCGGCGACACGGTTCGCTTTCCGCGGATACGGCATGCGCCGGTTGCCGCGCGCTGAATTCGAAACTGAAGACTAATAAAGTCGATCGCCACGCGAACCCGCATGACGTGTCTTTGTTCCAGCGGGAATCCCTTGGAAGGCAGCTGGCATTGCGTCAAATCCACTGCAACACGCCTGCAAACAGAACGAGGCAAGTAATGTCGAAGGCGTAGATAGCGGAAACAACCCCGATCTTTCGTTTCAGGCTGTGCATGTCAAAGACGGAGAAGGCGACAAGGAAGAAGGGCAAATAGCCTATGGCGAAAATAAGCCAGGGCGCGCTCCGGCCCCACCACGCGTAGTCCCAGGTGAGCGCGCCGGCCCCATTGAGCAGAAGCTCAACGAGCACGCAAAAGATCGACCCGCTGACCGCAAAGAACACCCTGTTCGGCACGCCAAGAATCCTCAACTTCTTGTCCGCCGGGAGCATTTTCGTGAAGACAATGCCCGCGACGGCGAACATGAAGCAGAGTTCGATATTCAGGCCTATCAGGATCAGGAAAGCGCTTTTGCCCGGCGCTCCCCAGACCGGAGCATGTTGAGTAAAATGGAGGACCAGCGCGTTCCAGGTCTCGTTGAACCAGTCCATGCCCCAAAAGGCCAGCCCAGCGAGCACGAGACTCCAGTTGTTCCGTTCGACCTCGACTGTGTACACGTACACCACAAGGGCGAACAGCGGAATGACATACCATTGGAAATGACTGCCGTCACGCAGCATGCTTTGCGCTTCCAAGGCGGATGGCGTCATGTTGATTCTCCTATCCAGGCAGGACCGTCGTATCGCCACAGCGATTAACAGTAGTGACTTCATGTGCCCGTTTCAACGCTGACTGCATCACCACCGCAAGGCCTTTCCCCTTCTTTTTTGGCATAGCCGACTGGACATCAATTGGTATACGATGCACAGGCGGGTCACAGTGCAATGCCGCGCCTGGCCGCGATCCAGCGAAACTGACCGCGAAAAGGAGAAAAGGAAGTGTTTGCAGTCATTGTCTTCGCCGCCATGGGCGCCGCAGTCTGGCAGCATCCCGCCGGGATGGTCACCGGTAGCACGCTCGAGGAAGTCCGCCGGAAACTCGACACACAACCTTGGGCTCGCGCTGT
The window above is part of the Candidatus Hydrogenedentota bacterium genome. Proteins encoded here:
- a CDS encoding heparinase II/III family protein; the protein is RNWLLWHAGDPPDAARKLPPDLARRVSGSWVAGMKGLSILRDGRQAALLRFGPSLNHGDPDDLALQYYADGYEWTYDIGYGLGSTHCHVGWASSTVSHCLVTVDEKNQLGADGSGGSLRFFADLPGVKVVQASSEASYAELQVASYERTVALVDGAYLVDMFEVCGGTQHDYGFGSFGESLAPIGATDLKPHEGSLAEGIAWGRLVGADGDIRGYPNKPYWNPPPGNGYGFFYDVRRGQPTETVWGGLWTVTGEHPATLRALLAGDPAEALYATAPGLYPHYPPARYLLARRQGDDLRSTFLAVYESVPQDGQPAIEDVRRIGPAALEIRRTGDRLDVIVAGPCEVDAAFGRIAFQGEFALLAGDVQNVHDVYTVGCTTLRLDDHLLDEGSAGFTATITAVDPDACAVTLDRDADPALSGQVAVFSNPVYSRTTAYHVRSAEGNRITLDASSLNLGVGRVQAVPDAKTITSDIPHEYARSVKRRSTRFFDGKRILGETGATARIVSTQPGSPLTLTVDDAGAFQPGERFTYQDITPGDTVRFPRIRHAPVAAR